In Sphingobacterium thalpophilum, a genomic segment contains:
- a CDS encoding BNR repeat-containing protein: protein MKQYLNQLIRVGMLACACLLFIYNAQGQKIKNTLVGNGWAKNTVNTTVFRKNSLTSNGKYQYIAYYDEAGYVVLGQRLLSGKVWKLRRSGYTGHVKDAHNVISIMVDKAGYLHVCWDQHDSKLRYARTLHPNSLVLGYEQAMLGQNESKVTYPEFLKLPSDELLFLYRDGGSGHGNLVVNRYDSKQQKWERMHSNLIDGEGQRNAYWQSYVDRRGTIHLSWVWRESTNVESNHDMAYACSNDGGLTWQKSNGMGYDLPIKESTAEYAARIPQQHELINQTSIAADEKGNPFIASYWRDAGSEIPQYKVIYLQEGEWKIRSFDFRKTPFTLSGGGTKDIPIARPQLLVRGKDHKTMLTLVFRDQERGYRPSILRLNGMQQEANNIIDLCDQSVGAWEPTYDTQLWQKKRKIALFVQPTVQKDAEGLADAPATAIRVVEWRD from the coding sequence ATGAAGCAATATCTAAATCAACTAATAAGAGTAGGGATGCTCGCTTGCGCGTGCCTCTTGTTTATTTACAATGCACAAGGGCAGAAAATTAAGAATACGCTTGTCGGAAATGGTTGGGCAAAGAACACGGTCAACACAACCGTATTTCGTAAAAATTCATTAACCAGCAATGGTAAATACCAATATATCGCTTATTATGACGAAGCTGGATATGTAGTTCTAGGTCAGCGGTTACTTTCTGGCAAGGTCTGGAAGTTGCGACGTTCGGGTTATACTGGGCATGTGAAGGATGCCCATAATGTGATCAGTATTATGGTGGATAAGGCAGGATATCTCCACGTTTGCTGGGATCAGCATGACAGCAAGTTGAGATATGCACGTACCCTTCACCCCAATAGTCTTGTGCTAGGTTATGAGCAAGCCATGCTGGGACAAAATGAATCAAAGGTAACCTATCCTGAATTCTTAAAGTTGCCCAGTGATGAGTTGCTGTTTTTATATCGTGATGGCGGATCCGGTCATGGTAATCTTGTGGTAAATAGGTACGACAGTAAACAACAGAAATGGGAGCGGATGCATAGCAATCTGATTGATGGCGAGGGACAGAGAAATGCCTATTGGCAAAGTTATGTGGATCGTCGGGGAACGATACATCTTTCTTGGGTGTGGCGGGAAAGTACCAATGTGGAAAGCAATCATGATATGGCTTATGCATGTTCAAACGATGGCGGATTAACCTGGCAAAAGAGTAATGGAATGGGGTACGATTTGCCTATAAAAGAATCTACTGCTGAATATGCAGCCCGTATCCCACAACAGCACGAACTGATTAATCAAACCTCTATCGCTGCGGATGAAAAAGGGAATCCTTTTATCGCCAGTTACTGGCGTGACGCAGGATCAGAGATCCCACAATACAAGGTCATCTATTTACAAGAGGGTGAATGGAAGATCCGGTCTTTTGATTTTAGAAAAACCCCCTTTACGCTGAGTGGTGGTGGAACAAAGGATATTCCAATCGCCAGGCCCCAGCTATTGGTTCGCGGAAAAGATCATAAAACAATGTTGACGCTGGTCTTTCGGGATCAAGAGCGCGGTTACCGACCTTCGATATTGAGGTTGAATGGGATGCAGCAAGAGGCTAATAATATTATTGATCTTTGTGATCAGTCTGTAGGAGCCTGGGAACCTACATATGATACCCAGTTGTGGCAAAAGAAACGTAAAATTGCTTTATTTGTGCAGCCTACAGTGCAAAAGGATGCTGAGGGACTCGCTGATGCTCCCGCGACAGCCATACGGGTAGTAGAATGGCGTGATTGA
- a CDS encoding DUF2264 domain-containing protein, which produces MKNKILLFLVIFLTGHTALGQGLKEKPVSAKETDRAFWLKEMDQMLRPVLRSLAHDSLRLTMPQMTSIHVDNKEQRIKVQYVEVLGRVLSGIAPWLSLDGGSAEEIKLRDQYRAWTVQALKKALDSNARDFMRFDLGGQQLVDASFIALGFMRSPWLWDHIDKQTKKNLVASIKITRQFRPAYSNWLLFSAMNEVFLAKYSDDWDVMRVDYALQQLEQWYVGDGMYMDGPHYAFDYYNSYVIHPFLAGIMDFIQLKTKNYDGMFAKIKLRNARYALIQERMINADGSFPPTGRSVIYRAAAFHHLADMAFKKRLPVELSEGQVKAALSAVLRKSTENPNTYEKAWLTLGMYGNQPGLGDPYNNQGSPYLCSVIFLPLGLPDGDSFWTSEASDWSARRIWSGQDWHKDQSKAIQ; this is translated from the coding sequence ATGAAAAATAAGATTTTATTGTTCTTGGTCATTTTTCTGACAGGCCATACTGCCCTTGGACAGGGCTTGAAGGAGAAACCTGTATCAGCAAAGGAGACGGATAGAGCTTTTTGGCTTAAAGAAATGGATCAGATGCTGCGTCCTGTCCTCCGCAGTCTGGCCCATGATAGCCTACGGTTAACTATGCCACAAATGACTTCTATACACGTGGATAATAAGGAACAGCGCATCAAAGTACAATATGTTGAAGTCTTGGGAAGGGTATTGTCAGGCATAGCGCCCTGGCTTTCTTTGGATGGCGGTTCGGCTGAAGAGATAAAGTTACGCGATCAGTATAGAGCATGGACTGTTCAAGCACTTAAAAAGGCTTTGGACAGCAATGCGCGGGATTTTATGCGTTTTGATCTCGGTGGTCAACAACTTGTTGATGCCTCATTTATCGCTTTGGGATTTATGCGAAGTCCTTGGCTGTGGGATCATATCGACAAACAGACAAAAAAGAATTTGGTAGCATCCATAAAAATTACCCGCCAATTTCGGCCGGCTTATTCAAACTGGTTGCTCTTTTCAGCGATGAATGAAGTTTTTTTAGCGAAGTATTCGGATGATTGGGACGTGATGCGCGTTGATTATGCGCTGCAGCAATTGGAACAGTGGTATGTTGGCGATGGAATGTACATGGATGGTCCGCATTACGCGTTTGATTACTATAATAGTTATGTTATCCATCCCTTCCTGGCCGGAATTATGGATTTCATACAGCTGAAAACTAAAAACTATGATGGGATGTTTGCAAAAATCAAGCTCCGCAATGCGCGCTATGCCCTAATTCAGGAGCGGATGATCAATGCCGATGGCAGCTTCCCACCGACGGGAAGGTCTGTAATCTATCGTGCGGCAGCTTTCCATCATCTCGCCGATATGGCTTTCAAGAAACGGCTCCCTGTGGAGCTTAGCGAAGGACAGGTGAAGGCTGCACTGTCTGCGGTACTGAGAAAATCGACCGAAAACCCCAATACGTATGAAAAGGCCTGGTTAACATTGGGTATGTATGGTAACCAGCCGGGCTTGGGCGATCCGTACAATAATCAGGGGAGCCCCTATTTATGTTCAGTAATTTTTTTGCCTTTAGGATTACCCGACGGAGATTCTTTTTGGACAAGTGAAGCAAGCGACTGGAGTGCACGGCGTATCTGGTCAGGACAGGACTGGCATAAAGATCAAAGCAAAGCCATTCAATAA
- a CDS encoding glycoside hydrolase family 88 protein — MRINLILCLLFVGHFSFGQQLNKKTVLAQLSKANQYWQSHHKPEVWAFWDQAAYHTGNMEFYKISKSAGDLKYSTDWAIYNDWKGAKSTDTQLWKYNYGETDEHVLFGDWQICFQTYIDLYHLSPSPEKIARAQEVMEYQIHSNKQDYWWWADGLYMVMPVMTKMYKLTGNSLYLDKMYTYLQYADSIMFDQEAKLYYRDAKYVFPKHQSLHGKKDFWARGDGWVFAAFAKVLQDLPEEDKHYTYYQARFKEMAAAIMSCQQQEGFWTRSMLDSEYAPGRETSGTAFFTYGLLWGINNGLLSDFKFKDAAVKGWKYLSEIALQPDGRVGYVQPIGEKAIPGQVVGTNFTAPFGVGAFLLAGSEMYRYLAQK; from the coding sequence ATGCGGATCAATTTAATCTTATGTCTATTGTTTGTAGGACATTTTTCATTTGGACAGCAATTGAACAAAAAGACCGTACTAGCTCAGCTAAGTAAGGCAAACCAATACTGGCAGTCTCATCATAAGCCCGAAGTTTGGGCGTTTTGGGATCAGGCAGCTTATCATACCGGAAATATGGAATTCTATAAGATTTCAAAATCAGCAGGAGACTTAAAATATTCTACGGATTGGGCGATATACAATGATTGGAAAGGAGCCAAGTCTACCGATACGCAACTGTGGAAATACAACTATGGGGAAACAGACGAACACGTTCTTTTTGGTGATTGGCAAATCTGTTTCCAAACCTATATCGATCTCTATCATTTATCGCCAAGCCCTGAAAAGATTGCACGTGCTCAAGAAGTCATGGAATATCAGATCCACTCCAATAAACAGGACTATTGGTGGTGGGCCGATGGTTTGTATATGGTGATGCCGGTGATGACTAAAATGTATAAATTGACAGGGAATTCACTTTATCTGGATAAGATGTATACTTATTTGCAATATGCCGATAGTATCATGTTTGATCAGGAAGCGAAATTGTATTACCGTGATGCAAAATATGTTTTCCCCAAACACCAGAGCTTACACGGCAAAAAGGATTTTTGGGCCCGGGGCGATGGCTGGGTTTTCGCGGCATTTGCGAAGGTTCTTCAAGATCTACCTGAGGAGGATAAACATTATACCTACTATCAGGCGCGCTTTAAGGAAATGGCAGCCGCTATCATGAGTTGTCAACAGCAGGAGGGATTCTGGACTCGAAGCATGTTAGATTCCGAATATGCACCCGGCAGGGAAACAAGCGGAACCGCTTTTTTTACTTATGGACTGCTCTGGGGAATAAATAATGGATTGCTAAGCGATTTTAAATTTAAAGATGCTGCGGTTAAAGGCTGGAAATATCTTAGTGAGATCGCTTTACAACCCGATGGCAGAGTTGGGTATGTACAACCGATCGGTGAAAAAGCTATCCCCGGACAGGTGGTGGGTACCAACTTTACAGCTCCTTTTGGTGTAGGTGCGTTTTTATTAGCCGGCTCGGAAATGTATCGTTATTTAGCTCAAAAATAG